A window from Bosea sp. ANAM02 encodes these proteins:
- a CDS encoding electron transfer flavoprotein subunit beta/FixA family protein produces the protein MKILVPVKRVVDYNVKIRVKADGSGVELANVKMSMNPFDEIAVEEALRLKEAGKATEVVVVSIGPAQAAETIRTGLAMGADRGILVKVDGIVEPLAVAKLLKKVVEQEAPDLVILGKQAIDDDCNQTGQMLAALLGWGQGTFASKVELGADSVDVTREVDGGLQTVSLKLPAIVTTDLRLNEPRYASLPNIMKAKKKPLDETSADALGVDVAPRLKVLKTVEPAGRSAGVKVANAAELVSKLKTAGVI, from the coding sequence ATGAAGATCTTGGTGCCCGTCAAGCGGGTGGTTGATTATAACGTGAAGATCCGCGTGAAGGCGGACGGTTCGGGCGTCGAGCTCGCCAATGTGAAGATGTCGATGAATCCCTTCGACGAGATCGCCGTCGAAGAAGCGCTGCGCCTGAAGGAAGCCGGCAAGGCGACCGAGGTGGTCGTGGTCTCGATCGGCCCGGCGCAGGCCGCCGAGACGATCCGCACGGGCCTCGCCATGGGCGCCGATCGCGGCATCCTCGTGAAAGTCGACGGGATCGTCGAGCCGCTCGCCGTCGCCAAGCTGCTGAAGAAGGTCGTCGAGCAGGAGGCACCCGACCTCGTCATCCTCGGCAAGCAGGCGATCGACGACGATTGCAACCAGACCGGCCAGATGCTGGCCGCTCTCCTCGGCTGGGGCCAGGGCACCTTCGCCTCGAAGGTCGAGCTTGGCGCCGACAGCGTCGACGTCACCCGCGAGGTCGATGGCGGCCTGCAGACGGTCTCGCTCAAGCTCCCGGCGATCGTCACGACGGACCTGCGCCTCAACGAGCCGCGCTATGCCTCGCTGCCGAACATCATGAAGGCGAAGAAGAAGCCGCTCGACGAGACCTCGGCCGATGCGCTTGGCGTCGATGTCGCGCCCCGCCTGAAAGTTCTGAAGACGGTGGAGCCGGCCGGCCGCTCCGCCGGCGTCAAGGTGGCCAATGCCGCCGAACTCGTCTCCAAGCTCAAGACCGCCGGGGTGATCTGA